The Ciona intestinalis chromosome 9, KH, whole genome shotgun sequence genome contains the following window.
CATcggaaaaaataacaatttcgaagagtaattaatttttgccaattaaattaaataaaaacgaataaaataaTTTCGGATCAAAACACACTCCTTAAAAAATGacatattgaaaaaaaaaagagaattcTTGCAAGTTGTAATAAATAACACGTTCTTTGAAACACACCTGCGCAAAAACTCCAGTGGAGGGCGCCACACGTACCATGGACGGAATACGAGCCACTAGATGGGagtataacaaacaaaatgtccGACTTAGTGCAAGCAGGTACGAAGCGTTTGTGGCTTCCATCGAAGAGTCTTAGAATACTGGGTGTTGGTTTATAAACAAGGCAACCCAGTATTGATGTTATTTACACCTTGCCCCATCAACCTCTCGTAACCATGGTGACTTCTACAACACTTGGTGTCAGCAGAGACAAAGCTCAGGGCGGGGACTTATCGCGAGTAACATGGTTCTGTCGTTGAATGAGAAGCTCGAGTGCAGAAGGACCGGATGGAACCATCGGTGTTGACCAGAACGAGTGGGACTGCGATGTAATGAGATGTTTATGTTAGTTTAAACtcaaagaaaacagaaaacaaaagataaaaatatgttttcatttttcaataaatgatCTAATCATTAAagatttgtgttttaaatacttttatcatctttttgtataagttttctttgtcaattttatttaagtatgATGTATCTAACAAAAACCTATAGTTTCAGTAATACCATATTTGTACCAGTTTatagttttatgaaaaaaaaactttacacaaGATTTGCTGTTTAAAggttaaacaactttaaagaTATTATGTCAATTTCAGTTTTACCCAAACTTTACAGAATTTCATTGAAAAATTAACCCTGGAAACAAACCCCCTTACCATATATGGTCCTTCCTGTGTTTGCCCCCTCACCCTTTCCTGGGGCTTCCCCTCCACAGGTGGGGCTGTGGGGTTGGACCAGGGTGAATACGAGTTCATTTGTGCGGCGGCCCTCTCCGATCCAATGGTGCCGGGCCCCGATAATCGAAGATCGCCTGCGAGCATGGGGTAAGAGGGGTTAGTCTACCATATTAAGATATTACTAATATGTGTATATGTTGTTATTGCCAGATGTGTAATAAGTGAGAAGAAGATCTTCTGacaattgtttgtatttaagaTTCTAAATGACCAAGTTCACAAAAAGCTTAATGAAGTCACCGTATATGGcaaattaacatattttgtaaaataacagATCCAAAAACTGCTAAAACATCCCTTCAAGTAAATCAATAACATAatctttgttgttgtattaattaaccaGGTTTTCGTTATTgtgttcaaagaaataaataaaacccgTGTTATGCGTTGTGTCAATCACACACATACATTACCTCTGTTTCTCTGCGAGGAAAACAAGGAGTTATTTGTGTCGGGGAAAAGTTTGTAAGAATCCCCCCCTTCCTTGTCGGGGAGGATGTCTTTGTTTGATTgttgatgtaacaatggatCGATTGTGTTAGGGGTGAGGGTCGAAAGGTCACTAGGGGTCGGGAGGTCGGTGAATAAATTCTGGGGAGGAATTGTTTGGTTTGAATGTATTGTATAAGTTGGTGATATTGGCGTTTTACAAAACGGTGGAATTTATGAAAATTAAGATAAAATTGGCCAAAACTGGTCACCCCCAGGTAGTATTACCAGTATACATGTTGTACAGTCACACAGCAGGGTATTTCaaacaatacaaacaaacacagGAGATGCATGCTGCgaatatttatttgataaacaTAGGGTGGTGATCTGAGCGTGAAATGaggataaaaagaaaaaaaggtaaatttaaaaacaaacaaacataaaggAAATTTACCTTCATTCGATCAAACTGAGCGTAATGATCGGAGGTTGGTGATTGGTCGGCAGACGTTCGACCAAATCTCATCTCTTCGTTCTAAAGTAATGGGTATTGTTAGTATAATGTTTGAAACAACGttgctattattattataatttcatAAAGAATGTTGCTCGAACAAAGATATTCAAGATTTGATAATTTACTTCTTTTCTTAATATTATCTGTCTATTAAGTTGGCCATTACACAACGCCCAGGGTGCAATAATTTATTGGTGGAAACTTACGTGTCTTGTTTAAGGATACATGCACCATAAATGGTACCAGTGAGCATGAACCCAATATACTTCAGTTAAGATACCAAACCACTCAGCCACAAAGTCCAAACAAAACTTTGACGAAATgacttaaaaatttaaaccctTACCAGGTGTGGGTTAGAACTGGGGGAAATCCCAAACATGGAACCCATCCTGTCCCTGGGGTAAATATCTCCGTGTTGGGGCTGGGGGTCGACTACCGTGAAGTGACCCAACCCTGTGGGGGTTAGTTGCTGGGGAGGAATTtagtaaaatagaaatcataaaaAGAACATTGTAGGAGGGGTTatcgatttttttttgaaaattaagctagttttacaaagtataaacaaaataactttgaattggttgcaccacttttcacatgTGTGTGTTTGTATAGCAAACTGTGATAAACCagtttaacaaactaaaacgaTGGATATCTTCaaacatataataacaatataatacatcataataaacCTAAAGTAAACGCTGTACAACCTAAGTATACTGCAGTACCAACTAAACTAACTGGTGACTGTGCGTACAACACGACACAACAAAAGCGTTAATTACTTGGCGCGGGCAGCAGGAATAAAAGCGCCGGAATGTTATTGAGACGAGGTAGCGGTAAACTACTACCACATAAACCTTACCTTTGGTGTATTTGGTGCAAAATTACGCGCCTGCGTGGGCAAAGCATTCGGTCGACGAGGGATTTCCATTCCCGGGTTCTTAGCCAGCATTGCCCCGGTACCTGGGGGTAAATTGGGTTAGTGGGGTAATTTGGTGCGAGGTGTatgagaaaaaataatattcatatattaaTTGTCGTTTacaatgctaccattgtggacataTGTATCATTGGACaaaacacctaacagcaactgctccaacccagtggtcactaatgggttgtctaaattgtcagccatacaaaaaaacaatcactcataaagttacatacatggtaacttgtaagcgggcacgacgtgtatgaaacataacacccatgttataattttttttcgtacTTAAAACACCCACCTTTATAATTGTTGATACTGCCAGCTTGTGGCGAGCATGTTGTCGTCGATACTTGTTGCCCTCCACCCCCACCTGGTGTTGGAGATGACGTGGATGACGTCTCGTTGCTGCCACCACCTGGCAGGTTTGCCGAGGTCATGAACTTAAACAATCCACGAGACGGGTCGCTTATGAGGTCATAATCACGGTCGTAAGGACTTCCGGCCAAACCCTGGAATTATGTTAGTGGTTAAGGTTAGTTGGGGGAATATGGCAGATTATTGCAGGTACCATACGCGCGCCGTTTTACGTTTAAAGCTACAAAACGAAAATATGTATACAATTTCTGAGGAGGTGTTCAAACACCAAACACCCCCCTCTAGATCCGCCACTGGGTTAAGGTTTAGTTGGGGGAATATGGCAAGTTGGCAACTTATGCCGGTACGCAATATtgattacaaaatattaactaAGCAAGCTATAATTTGCCCTACATTTGTCAATAAACTAAACTACCGAATCTGATCAAAATAGGACTCCAACATGGCTTGGAAATGaaacttaatatatttatgCCTAAAACttaatagttaaaataatacaaaacacactttgttttatatcatccctaatattataaaatataacatataatcTTACATTGAACCAAATAACCCCACACCCAACATTACCTGTTGcatattaaacaattgttgttgAGACATCGCAGCAAAGTCTTGTCTCGATGGTTGGTTCATCTTCGCGAGCTTCGCTGACTTCATTTCCGTGTTTCGTGCAACGAGGTCTTGCATTTGTTTCTGCATAACcgccattgtgatgtcattatggAACCTCGGGGCTAACTGGGCCCCCATCATTCGCTTCATCTCCATATTTGGTGAGGTGGGGTTTTGGGGGTTAGGGGGCCCTCGAAGGAACAACCCAATGTCGGTCGGGCGGGGTAACGACTGCTCAACGGAGGGCATGGGGTCAACGTACTCTGAGGGTGAGACACCTAGTGGGTTGTTGGTCCGGAAGTTGTCGGTGTTGGAGAGTGGGGGGTAGAATAGGGGTTTGGGTAAGTCTGCagggtggggtggggggtTATGTGGGTTAGGGGGTCGTTGGGGGTGAACGTGCTGAAATGGGGGGTTTTGTCGGGGTAACATGTTCCTGGGGTGATGGTAAACATAGGAGGGGTTCATGGGGTGGCGAGGGTACTGGTTTTGTAGAAGGGGGTTTCCCGGGGCTACTTGGTGCCGATACATTTGCCCCATTTGTTGGGGAACCACCATGTTATGTGGGTAAGCTTGCATGGGGTTATCGGGGAAAACCCCTGGGATGAGAACACCCACTTGTTCTGGGTAAGTGGGTGACGGACTCTCGGGGGGGTATTGTGGGGGTGACATTTGTGGGGTAGCGAAGGTTACTCGATGTCCCGTACGTGGATGGGGGTCGGGGGATTCTTGGGATGATCCCATGCTCCCTGAGTCGACCTCGCCATCCTCGTTGATCCCCTCGCACCCATATGTGTCCTCCTCCTGTATTGCCTGGATGATCAATGGGAAAAATTTAAGTAAAGAATTTGGTGctcataaagttaaacagttattgtgtaaaaaaatacagtaaaatacagtaattgtgtgtttgtaaagaaatacagtaattgtttaataaaaattgcataatatgaaacatatattttgctttaatGGTATCACCAGTCtcttattaaaaagaaaatatctATAAGCATACTTaagattctatttgaataaatctTCAAAATTCCTACTTTCCATAAACCACATTATGAACCATTACCTTTAACTTTGGATCTGGTTTAATCTGCACGGCTACATGTTGCATACGTGGGGCTCGGTTCTTCTTACGCATCCCACCTGGGTGGTCCTCCAACCCAGTTCCCCTACCTTTACCCACAACTCTTCTAACCTGGGGGTCGGTGGTTCGAACCCCGGGGCTGGTAGTTGGTTCAAGGTCCTGGAATGAAATACTGTGTTAAATCGAACAAAAAAGgttggaatatatatatatttttactcagttttcaaattaaaaaaaaacaaaaccaattttCACCAATTCAAGGGTTTATAATATGCAACATTCAAGAACTAGGGGAAACCCGATATCACCCACCTCTAGCTCACCCTCCACTTCCTCTGGGACTTCCCCATTTACCCCTAAACCCGGGGTAATAGGGACCAAACTCTCGAACACGGTCCCCCCTTCCTCCTCGCTGCAAACCAACAAACCTCCCCCAAGTTCGGCGACCGAGAGCCCAAGCT
Protein-coding sequences here:
- the LOC100185486 gene encoding protein SMG7 codes for the protein MNACHKLLEQAEVLKKGINGWNGVSDDGSSTGEVVTNRTNLQDVYRKLLITNLEFALDKKTEQDLWNFVFKNHITALQQKLKDKSNAHRTEAQSQLSSFLDSASGFYHQLLHDLCCAFHVNIPCRVRSSKLLLLKDTSLKHGSITHQPERPSCQYMCQHCLVHLGDIARYRNQSGQAESYYRHAAQLVPSNGQPYNQLAILASASGDVLSTAFYYCRSLAVKCPFPGSGTNLRRQLSKILGGDEPRHAKISTSELIKFLLKFHACIYLHKNESELSVMVDRLSGYLHAHLRAGSLSRQQISHMIFLNLFSLHHLSPDGVDASGNPVVSPGGENDNVDEMKPNIRWNAMLMLAMQMLHGLLSCIPVHTDDPGDFEHPGLPAVKLTLDWLVSNASVFQQQEVSNKSRVWHQLAKILNALGSQDKANDMEGRPLPEDYEVRGFIGLKQALNKLDFQAGLDSNMNEDMQHPCRCYRLYKLGLSVAELGGGLLVCSEEEGGTVFESLVPITPGLGVNGEVPEEVEGELEDLEPTTSPGVRTTDPQVRRVVGKGRGTGLEDHPGGMRKKNRAPRMQHVAVQIKPDPKLKAIQEEDTYGCEGINEDGEVDSGSMGSSQESPDPHPRTGHRVTFATPQMSPPQYPPESPSPTYPEQVGVLIPGVFPDNPMQAYPHNMVVPQQMGQMYRHQVAPGNPLLQNQYPRHPMNPSYVYHHPRNMLPRQNPPFQHVHPQRPPNPHNPPPHPADLPKPLFYPPLSNTDNFRTNNPLGVSPSEYVDPMPSVEQSLPRPTDIGLFLRGPPNPQNPTSPNMEMKRMMGAQLAPRFHNDITMAVMQKQMQDLVARNTEMKSAKLAKMNQPSRQDFAAMSQQQLFNMQQGLAGSPYDRDYDLISDPSRGLFKFMTSANLPGGGSNETSSTSSPTPGGGGGQQVSTTTCSPQAGSINNYKGTGAMLAKNPGMEIPRRPNALPTQARNFAPNTPKQLTPTGLGHFTVVDPQPQHGDIYPRDRMGSMFGISPSSNPHLNEEMRFGRTSADQSPTSDHYAQFDRMKNLFTDLPTPSDLSTLTPNTIDPLLHQQSNKDILPDKEGGDSYKLFPDTNNSLFSSQRNRGDLRLSGPGTIGSERAAAQMNSYSPWSNPTAPPVEGKPQERVRGQTQEGPYMSHSFWSTPMVPSGPSALELLIQRQNHVTRDKSPP